A stretch of Tenrec ecaudatus isolate mTenEca1 chromosome 2, mTenEca1.hap1, whole genome shotgun sequence DNA encodes these proteins:
- the PDLIM4 gene encoding PDZ and LIM domain protein 4 isoform X2, which yields MPHSVTLRGPSPWGFRLVGGRDFSAPLTISRVHAGSKAALASLCPGDLIQAINGESTELMTHLEAQNRIKGCHDHLTLSVSRPETKNWPNAPEDSKAQAHRIHIDPEAQDGSPTPSRCSSTTGIGPADGRVSLGSPHRPLIPHNGNSNEATLQVQMNALHVSPPHRMLREPAEPMASEPKQSGSFRYLQGMLEAGQGGERPGGPRSLKPPVSKLGTPLSGLQGLPECTRCGHGIVGTIVKARDKLYHPECFMCSDCGLNLKQRGYFFLDEQLYCEGHAKERVKPPEGYDVVAVYPNAKVELV from the exons ATGCCCCACTCCGTGACCCTGCGCGGGCCTTCGCCCTGGGGCTTCCGCCTGGTGGGCGGCCGAGACTTCAGCGCGCCTCTCACCATCTCACGG GTCCACGCAGGCAGCAAGGCGGCACTGGCTTCCCTCTGCCCTGgagacctgatccaagccatcaaTGGGGAGAGCACCGAGCTCATGACACACCTGGAGGCACAGAACCGCATCAAGGGCTGCCACGATCACCTCACTCTCTCTGTGAGCCG GCCCGAGACAAAGAACTGGCCCAATGCCCCTGAGGACAGCAAGGCCCAGGCCCACCGGATCCATATCGACCCTGAGGCTCAG gatggcagcccaacgccCAGCAGGTGCTCCTCAACCACTGGGATTGGACCAGCAGATGGCAGGGTCAGCCTGGGATCTCCTCATCGGCCTCTTATCCCTCACAATGGCAACAGCAATGAGGCCACCTTGCAGGTCCAGATGAATGCTCTGCACGTGTCTCCACCCCACAG GATGCTGCGGGAGCCTGCTGAGCCCATGGCTTCAGAACCCAAACAGTCCGGCTCCTTCCGATACCTGCAGGGCATGCTAGAGGCTGGCCAGGGTG GGGAGCGCCCTGGTGGGCCCCGGAGCCTCAAGCCCCCAGTCAGCAAGTTGGGCACCCCGCTGAGTGGCCTCCAGGGGCTGCCGGAATGCACTCGCTGCGGCCACGGCATCGT GGGCACCATCGTCAAGGCGCGCGACAAGCTCTACCACCCCGAGTGCTTCATGTGCAGCGACTGCGGCCTGAACCTCAAGCAGCGCGGCTACTTCTTTCTGGACGAACAGCTCTACTGCGAGGGCCACGCCAAGGAGCGCGTCAAGCCGCCCGAGGGCTACGACGTGGTGGCCGTCTACCCCAACGCCAAGGTGGAGCTCGTCTGA
- the PDLIM4 gene encoding PDZ and LIM domain protein 4 isoform X1, giving the protein MPHSVTLRGPSPWGFRLVGGRDFSAPLTISRVHAGSKAALASLCPGDLIQAINGESTELMTHLEAQNRIKGCHDHLTLSVSRPETKNWPNAPEDSKAQAHRIHIDPEAQDGSPTPSRCSSTTGIGPADGRVSLGSPHRPLIPHNGNSNEATLQVQMNALHVSPPHSVTDLGRSLSRSRDSGIDLGSDVYRMLREPAEPMASEPKQSGSFRYLQGMLEAGQGGERPGGPRSLKPPVSKLGTPLSGLQGLPECTRCGHGIVGTIVKARDKLYHPECFMCSDCGLNLKQRGYFFLDEQLYCEGHAKERVKPPEGYDVVAVYPNAKVELV; this is encoded by the exons ATGCCCCACTCCGTGACCCTGCGCGGGCCTTCGCCCTGGGGCTTCCGCCTGGTGGGCGGCCGAGACTTCAGCGCGCCTCTCACCATCTCACGG GTCCACGCAGGCAGCAAGGCGGCACTGGCTTCCCTCTGCCCTGgagacctgatccaagccatcaaTGGGGAGAGCACCGAGCTCATGACACACCTGGAGGCACAGAACCGCATCAAGGGCTGCCACGATCACCTCACTCTCTCTGTGAGCCG GCCCGAGACAAAGAACTGGCCCAATGCCCCTGAGGACAGCAAGGCCCAGGCCCACCGGATCCATATCGACCCTGAGGCTCAG gatggcagcccaacgccCAGCAGGTGCTCCTCAACCACTGGGATTGGACCAGCAGATGGCAGGGTCAGCCTGGGATCTCCTCATCGGCCTCTTATCCCTCACAATGGCAACAGCAATGAGGCCACCTTGCAGGTCCAGATGAATGCTCTGCACGTGTCTCCACCCCACAG CGTGACTGACCTTGGCAGAAGCCTCTCTCGGAGTCGGGACAGCGGGATTGACCTGGGCTCTGACGTGTACAGGATGCTGCGGGAGCCTGCTGAGCCCATGGCTTCAGAACCCAAACAGTCCGGCTCCTTCCGATACCTGCAGGGCATGCTAGAGGCTGGCCAGGGTG GGGAGCGCCCTGGTGGGCCCCGGAGCCTCAAGCCCCCAGTCAGCAAGTTGGGCACCCCGCTGAGTGGCCTCCAGGGGCTGCCGGAATGCACTCGCTGCGGCCACGGCATCGT GGGCACCATCGTCAAGGCGCGCGACAAGCTCTACCACCCCGAGTGCTTCATGTGCAGCGACTGCGGCCTGAACCTCAAGCAGCGCGGCTACTTCTTTCTGGACGAACAGCTCTACTGCGAGGGCCACGCCAAGGAGCGCGTCAAGCCGCCCGAGGGCTACGACGTGGTGGCCGTCTACCCCAACGCCAAGGTGGAGCTCGTCTGA
- the PDLIM4 gene encoding PDZ and LIM domain protein 4 isoform X3: MPHSVTLRGPSPWGFRLVGGRDFSAPLTISRVHAGSKAALASLCPGDLIQAINGESTELMTHLEAQNRIKGCHDHLTLSVSRPETKNWPNAPEDSKAQAHRIHIDPEAQDGSPTPSRCSSTTGIGPADGRVSLGSPHRPLIPHNGNSNEATLQVQMNALHVSPPHSVTDLGRSLSRSRDSGIDLGSDVYRMLREPAEPMASEPKQSGSFRYLQGMLEAGQGGAPSSRRATSSTTPSASCAATAA, translated from the exons ATGCCCCACTCCGTGACCCTGCGCGGGCCTTCGCCCTGGGGCTTCCGCCTGGTGGGCGGCCGAGACTTCAGCGCGCCTCTCACCATCTCACGG GTCCACGCAGGCAGCAAGGCGGCACTGGCTTCCCTCTGCCCTGgagacctgatccaagccatcaaTGGGGAGAGCACCGAGCTCATGACACACCTGGAGGCACAGAACCGCATCAAGGGCTGCCACGATCACCTCACTCTCTCTGTGAGCCG GCCCGAGACAAAGAACTGGCCCAATGCCCCTGAGGACAGCAAGGCCCAGGCCCACCGGATCCATATCGACCCTGAGGCTCAG gatggcagcccaacgccCAGCAGGTGCTCCTCAACCACTGGGATTGGACCAGCAGATGGCAGGGTCAGCCTGGGATCTCCTCATCGGCCTCTTATCCCTCACAATGGCAACAGCAATGAGGCCACCTTGCAGGTCCAGATGAATGCTCTGCACGTGTCTCCACCCCACAG CGTGACTGACCTTGGCAGAAGCCTCTCTCGGAGTCGGGACAGCGGGATTGACCTGGGCTCTGACGTGTACAGGATGCTGCGGGAGCCTGCTGAGCCCATGGCTTCAGAACCCAAACAGTCCGGCTCCTTCCGATACCTGCAGGGCATGCTAGAGGCTGGCCAGGGTG GGGCACCATCGTCAAGGCGCGCGACAAGCTCTACCACCCCGAGTGCTTCATGTGCAGCGACTGCGGCCTGA